The following are encoded together in the Pectobacterium wasabiae CFBP 3304 genome:
- the aaeR gene encoding HTH-type transcriptional activator AaeR — protein MERLKSMSVFARVVEFGSFTAAARQLQMSVSAVSQTVSKLEDELQIKLLNRSTRSIGLTEAGKIYYHGCRRMLHEAHEVHEQLYAFNNTPIGTLRIGSSSTMAQNVLSTMTAAMLKEYPGLSVNLVTGIPAPDLIADGLDIVIRVGALQDSSLFSKRLGSMPMVVCAAKSYLAQHGTPDKPADMVNFSWLEYSVRPDSEFELIAPEGISTRVTPQGRFVTNDPQTLVRWLKAGAGIAYVPLMWIVDEINRGEIEILFNRYHSDPRPVYALYTRKDNLPLKVQVCINYMTEYFKNVALTYQAYRQDHGEEKKPRS, from the coding sequence ATGGAAAGACTAAAGAGTATGTCGGTGTTTGCCCGCGTGGTGGAATTTGGTTCTTTTACCGCCGCCGCCCGCCAGTTACAGATGAGCGTATCCGCCGTCAGCCAGACCGTCAGCAAGCTTGAGGATGAGCTACAGATTAAGCTGCTGAACCGCAGTACGCGCAGCATTGGTCTGACGGAAGCGGGAAAAATTTATTATCACGGCTGCCGTCGAATGTTGCATGAAGCGCATGAGGTACACGAACAGCTTTATGCTTTCAACAATACGCCGATCGGCACGCTGCGCATTGGTAGTTCGTCCACCATGGCGCAGAACGTGTTGTCCACCATGACGGCGGCGATGCTGAAGGAATATCCCGGTTTATCCGTCAATCTGGTTACCGGAATTCCGGCTCCCGACCTGATCGCCGATGGACTGGATATCGTTATCCGCGTCGGCGCACTACAGGATTCCAGCCTGTTTTCGAAACGCTTAGGCTCGATGCCGATGGTGGTCTGTGCCGCGAAAAGCTATCTGGCGCAGCACGGCACGCCGGATAAGCCAGCAGATATGGTGAATTTTTCCTGGTTGGAATACAGCGTGCGACCCGACAGTGAATTCGAGCTAATCGCACCGGAAGGCATTTCGACCCGTGTCACACCACAGGGGCGCTTTGTCACCAACGACCCACAAACATTGGTACGCTGGCTCAAGGCAGGAGCAGGCATCGCATATGTTCCACTCATGTGGATCGTGGACGAAATCAACCGTGGCGAAATCGAGATTCTGTTCAACCGTTACCATTCCGATCCGCGTCCAGTCTATGCGCTCTATACCCGCAAAGATAACCTGCCGCTGAAAGTACAGGTCTGCATTAATTATATGACGGAATACTTCA
- the aaeX gene encoding p-hydroxybenzoic acid efflux pump operon protein AaeX, with product MSSLPVMVLFGLSFPPVFFVLLVSLTLFFVVNRLLQPTGIYDFVWHPALFNSALFCCLFYLLFRYGL from the coding sequence ATGAGTTCACTCCCGGTTATGGTGCTGTTCGGGCTGTCATTTCCCCCCGTTTTTTTTGTCTTACTGGTGTCGTTGACCCTGTTTTTTGTCGTGAACCGTCTGCTGCAACCGACGGGTATCTATGACTTCGTTTGGCATCCAGCGCTGTTTAACAGTGCGCTGTTCTGCTGCTTGTTCTATTTACTGTTCCGTTACGGTCTGTGA
- the aaeA gene encoding p-hydroxybenzoic acid efflux pump subunit AaeA: MKGFFLTLFRQQAGLIKKWSRVVITLVIVLCAIVAIFRVWAFYTESPWTRDAKFTADVVAIAPDVSGLLTDVRVTDNQLVNKGDVLFVIDQPRYHQAVAQAEADVAYYQALVTEKRRESGRRARLGVSAMSQENIDQSSNALETATHQFAKAQAVLSLAKLELERTVVRAPADGWVTNLHVQSGEFIERGNTAVALVKKDSFYLLAYMEETKLEGVRRGYRAEITPLGSEKIFYGTVDSVAAGVNNSSNSANTKGLANVDSNLEWVRLAQRVPVKIRLDRQMGDLYPAGTTATVVITGEQINNDKKPSPLIRLLYRLREFG, translated from the coding sequence GTGAAAGGTTTCTTTTTAACACTGTTTAGGCAGCAGGCCGGACTGATCAAAAAATGGAGTCGTGTGGTCATCACGCTGGTGATTGTGCTGTGTGCGATTGTGGCAATCTTCCGTGTCTGGGCGTTTTATACCGAATCGCCCTGGACGCGTGATGCTAAATTTACGGCGGATGTAGTGGCAATCGCGCCGGACGTTAGCGGGTTACTGACCGATGTTCGCGTTACGGACAATCAACTGGTGAACAAAGGTGATGTACTGTTTGTCATCGACCAGCCACGTTATCACCAGGCCGTGGCGCAGGCGGAAGCCGATGTCGCCTACTATCAGGCGCTGGTGACCGAAAAACGCCGGGAGTCAGGTCGCCGAGCACGACTGGGTGTCAGTGCGATGTCGCAGGAGAATATCGATCAGTCCAGCAATGCGTTAGAAACCGCAACGCACCAGTTTGCTAAAGCGCAGGCGGTATTGTCGCTGGCAAAACTGGAGTTGGAGCGCACCGTGGTGCGCGCGCCTGCCGACGGTTGGGTGACTAACCTGCATGTGCAGAGCGGCGAATTTATCGAACGCGGTAATACGGCAGTGGCACTGGTAAAGAAAGATTCGTTTTACCTGCTCGCGTACATGGAAGAGACCAAGCTTGAAGGCGTTCGTCGTGGCTATCGTGCGGAAATCACCCCGCTGGGTAGCGAAAAGATATTTTACGGCACGGTGGATAGTGTGGCGGCTGGGGTAAATAACAGTAGCAACAGTGCAAACACTAAAGGCCTGGCTAACGTGGATTCCAATCTGGAGTGGGTGCGTTTAGCGCAGCGCGTACCGGTAAAAATCCGCCTCGATCGGCAAATGGGTGACCTTTACCCGGCTGGCACGACCGCGACCGTGGTGATCACTGGCGAGCAAATCAATAATGACAAAAAACCGTCGCCGCTCATTCGCCTGCTTTATCGCCTGCGTGAGTTTGGTTAA
- the aaeB gene encoding p-hydroxybenzoic acid efflux pump subunit AaeB, with protein MFFTTPKFARLRFAFKLSFAIVLSLFLGFHLQLETPRWSVLTAAIVAAGPAFAAGGEPFSGAIRHRGVLRIIGTFIGCIGALVIIIATVRAPVVMLMLCCIWAGLCTWVSSLVKVENAYIFGLAGYTALIIIVSTQGTPLLTPQFAVERCSEIVLGIVCAILADLLFSPRSIKQDVDRSIGELLVDQYRLLQLSMSGAEKEAIDAAWHALVRKTTALSGMRSSLMLESSRWQNSNRRLTSLHTQSLTMITQACETYLILQDVPTPVKSSLMQVLNQPVESFRDVHCRVKALRHLVAADSRDVPPTLIDWIGAATRYLLMAKGVQTNGRINMIEADVLNSDVEIKAPSAETHHAMINGLRTGVATALGCLFWLSTGWTSGSVCMVMIAVVTSLAMRLPNPQMIAKDFLFGTIYALPLGALMYMFIMPSTQQSMLLLCLSLGAMAFFLGLEVQKRRLGSLGALASTINILVLDNPMAFDISQFLDSAIGQIIGCFLALMVILLIRDNTKAHTGRTLLNRFVYGAVSALTTNRARRKENHLPALYQQLFLLLNRFPDDIAKYRLALWMIIMHQRLRTLDIPQNAVLSAFHRQIRATAEQVILARRDTTRSRYFTQLLEELERYQQILTEQQLPPNVTAPVGRLSGILRDYQHALSN; from the coding sequence ATGTTCTTTACGACACCGAAATTTGCGCGCCTTCGCTTCGCTTTTAAACTGAGCTTTGCGATTGTGCTGTCCCTGTTTCTGGGTTTTCACCTACAGTTGGAAACCCCGCGCTGGTCAGTGCTCACTGCGGCAATTGTTGCTGCCGGCCCTGCATTTGCCGCAGGCGGTGAACCCTTTTCCGGTGCAATTCGCCATCGCGGTGTTTTACGTATTATCGGGACTTTTATCGGTTGTATTGGTGCGCTTGTCATCATTATTGCTACCGTTCGTGCGCCAGTGGTAATGCTGATGCTGTGCTGCATTTGGGCCGGCCTCTGCACCTGGGTTTCCTCGCTGGTTAAAGTCGAAAATGCCTATATATTCGGGCTGGCGGGCTATACCGCGCTGATCATTATTGTCTCTACGCAGGGGACACCGCTGCTGACGCCACAGTTCGCCGTGGAGCGCTGTAGCGAGATTGTGCTGGGTATCGTCTGTGCCATTCTGGCCGATTTGCTGTTCTCACCCCGATCGATCAAGCAGGATGTTGACCGCAGCATCGGCGAACTGCTGGTGGATCAGTATCGGTTACTGCAACTCAGCATGAGTGGGGCGGAGAAAGAAGCGATAGATGCGGCATGGCACGCACTGGTGCGCAAAACGACCGCGCTAAGCGGCATGCGCAGCAGCCTGATGCTGGAGTCTTCACGCTGGCAGAACAGCAATCGCCGTTTAACGTCGTTGCATACGCAATCGCTCACGATGATCACTCAGGCGTGTGAAACTTACCTGATTTTGCAGGATGTGCCGACCCCTGTAAAAAGCAGTCTGATGCAGGTGTTGAATCAGCCTGTTGAGTCGTTCCGTGATGTGCATTGTCGTGTGAAAGCATTGCGCCACCTGGTTGCGGCTGACAGCCGTGACGTGCCGCCTACGCTGATCGACTGGATTGGTGCGGCGACGCGTTATCTGCTGATGGCGAAGGGTGTGCAGACTAACGGACGCATCAATATGATAGAAGCTGACGTGCTGAACAGTGATGTAGAAATTAAAGCGCCCTCAGCCGAAACCCACCATGCCATGATCAACGGTTTACGCACCGGTGTGGCGACAGCGCTGGGCTGCCTGTTCTGGCTTAGTACTGGTTGGACGTCCGGCAGTGTGTGTATGGTGATGATTGCGGTAGTGACGTCGCTTGCTATGCGTTTACCGAATCCACAGATGATAGCGAAAGATTTTCTGTTTGGGACGATCTACGCGCTGCCGCTGGGGGCGCTGATGTATATGTTTATCATGCCATCAACGCAGCAAAGTATGCTGCTGCTGTGCCTGAGCTTAGGGGCGATGGCTTTCTTTCTTGGTCTTGAAGTACAAAAGCGTCGGCTGGGTTCGCTGGGTGCATTGGCCAGTACGATCAATATCCTGGTGTTGGATAACCCGATGGCATTCGACATCAGTCAGTTTCTGGACAGCGCGATCGGTCAGATCATCGGCTGCTTTCTGGCGCTGATGGTGATCCTACTGATCCGAGATAACACCAAAGCGCATACGGGGAGAACGTTGTTGAACCGTTTTGTTTATGGTGCGGTTTCGGCGCTGACCACTAACAGGGCGCGGCGAAAAGAAAATCATCTACCAGCGCTGTACCAACAATTGTTCCTGCTGCTGAACCGCTTCCCTGACGACATCGCTAAGTATCGCCTTGCCTTGTGGATGATCATCATGCATCAACGTCTGAGAACGCTGGATATTCCGCAAAACGCGGTGCTGTCTGCCTTTCATCGTCAGATTCGTGCGACGGCGGAGCAGGTGATTCTGGCCCGTCGCGATACTACGCGCAGTCGCTATTTCACGCAGTTGTTGGAGGAGCTTGAACGCTATCAACAGATACTGACAGAACAGCAACTTCCCCCGAACGTGACGGCGCCTGTGGGACGGTTGAGTGGGATTCTGCGTGATTATCAGCATGCGCTGAGCAACTAA
- the yjgA gene encoding ribosome biogenesis factor YjgA, which yields MKQKYEDWLNDASDNQEDDEDDEIIWVSKSEIKRDAEALKDLGAELVDLGKNALEKIPLDDDLRAAVELAQRIKKEGRRRQLQLIGKMLRARDPEPIQTALDKLNNRHNQQVALFHKLEQLRDRLITEGDDVVPEILALYPHADRQQLRSLVRNAQKEKAANKPPKATRQIFQYLRELAETTE from the coding sequence ATGAAGCAAAAGTACGAAGACTGGCTGAACGACGCTTCAGACAATCAAGAAGACGACGAAGATGATGAAATTATCTGGGTCAGCAAAAGCGAAATAAAGCGCGATGCCGAAGCGCTGAAAGATCTCGGCGCGGAACTGGTCGATCTGGGCAAAAACGCGCTGGAGAAGATCCCGTTGGACGACGATCTGCGTGCCGCAGTGGAACTGGCGCAGCGGATCAAGAAAGAAGGCCGCCGCCGTCAGCTACAGCTCATTGGTAAGATGCTGCGCGCCCGCGATCCAGAGCCGATCCAAACCGCGCTGGATAAGCTGAACAACCGTCATAATCAGCAGGTGGCGTTATTCCACAAACTGGAACAGTTGCGCGACCGCCTGATTACCGAAGGAGACGATGTGGTTCCAGAGATTCTGGCGCTATATCCACATGCCGACCGTCAGCAACTGCGTTCTCTGGTACGCAATGCGCAGAAAGAGAAAGCAGCAAACAAACCGCCGAAAGCCACCCGTCAGATCTTCCAGTATCTGCGCGAGCTAGCTGAAACCACAGAATAA